Proteins from one Hemicordylus capensis ecotype Gifberg chromosome 7, rHemCap1.1.pri, whole genome shotgun sequence genomic window:
- the LOC128333117 gene encoding IgGFc-binding protein-like isoform X1, whose product MGARMLLLTAAGLALLGGLHAVAPVGREFITAFMQNYKLDYSQAQFQLFISGYASSTSIVVLVNKSRFRSTFFLAGGQSASVKIPAYAEMFGTAKFCKTVMVQANQDVSVLALNSKDRSTDTSVVYPVSSLGMEYYVLTPTGDLYKEFSVIAWRDRTAVEIHLKGSVRFQERVYPAGSKLNVFLSPFEAIQFQSRQDLSGTLVRSTRPVAVLSGHTCAYKNSKCNHVAEQLLPVSSWGRAFFVLPLSFQMKYDLAYIVASQSTLVTCVSGGIQKSHTLEAGQVLQLEVTRSVPIYITANVGIQVFFFCTGGTRNGVTFDPFFLSVPDVFSYCTSYSLRAQKGFDNYALIVTKTIATAGITMDGRALGTVSWRQIPGTEYSWSEYSLGKEGRGHAMEHRNTPFGLLGFGITFENGYGSTALCRSASQPAPKPSCSSTQCRKKETCQIMNDQPVCVAQSSATCWALGDPHYQTFDKQNYRFMGTCTYTMAKSCGPDLTLPTFHVATKNENRARQSVSYIGLVTVQVYEQNISVTRNEYGLVRVNNQHSRLPISLNEGKLRLYQSGGSVIIETDFSLRVSYDWKNFVVVKISSSFSENVCGLCGNYNGDPADDFRTPDGSLAPSPVEFGRSWKVEDGDKFCWDDCHGECKKVTLELLIRYKAELFCGWISKKESGPFSQCHSVLDPDIFVENCAYDLFIYEGYREMLCQALTNYADACQREGVVLSDWRRLVGCSLSCPENSQYKICGSPCPATCNDHAVPTNCSSARCVETCECDEGFVLDAGKCIPKATCGCVFEGRLLTPNEEFWGDSACTRRCVCDPESKQVKCQATSCKNGEQCRVENGLQDCYPTGYATCSAISYSHYHSFDGQSFNFQGTCLYKFVRLSKKSQDLVDFQVLVQNSRQGGWTMSLNKLVKVQVYGLEITISWAYRGKVMVNGLLTNLPYRMGLEQIYIYQKGWDTVIQTDFGLTVTFDWQSRLTVAVPNTYQGALDGLCGNFNGDREDDLTSAGGGSASDPAALGQSWRVAESQGCGEVNLKLCPDLENLAQRQRGISAECGLLVDKSGPFRECHGKIDPEVFFLDCVYDYCMFNGQQAVLGHVIAAYASACQATWVTIYIWRIHIFWKPVCPQNSHYELCARGCQQTCGSLFSSLPCTKPCAEGCVCDEGFVLSGDRCVPMSQCGCVYQDRYYSAGQTFYPTHQCNVECVCQPGGDVACKEFSCGPNEECRAVGGIQKCHPVGSATCITAGDPHYISFDGVHFTFQGTCTYILAKTCITDKKRLTPFMVTEESESWGNGRVSVTKMVSVEVYGATLTLLQNKKGLIMVNGVFQSLPITLSNGRLRAYQHGAKVLIQIDFGLIVSYDLVYRVRVTVPGTYQGQMCGLCGNYNGQKDDEFLLPNGKTTSDVAAFGAAWKVPVPGTAGACSDGCSGNNCPVCEQRKKDIFQQRNYCGLLVATDGPFGVCHSKVDPNVYLNDCIYDLCLSNGESQALCQTIQSYVSACQEAGVSVQPWRSQSFCPLSCPLNSHYEVCADLCSADCAGITESRMCPESCSEGCQCDDGFFFDGLDCITVENCGCSRNGSYYKPNEKVLLNECQQICSCIPGRGVTCESHSCSSDETCKIQDGIMSCINKDPCKTFKCRTKETCKLENGRATCVPDYNETCWGWGDPHYHTFDGWDFHFQGTCTYTIAKYCGNDPTLVPFTVDEKNDNRGSQAISFVRQTSIYVYGHHISIHKQEVGKIRLNGVFTSLPVTLEDGKMQLYQSGLNAILETDFGLVVSFDWNWLLEITLPSSYYGAICGLCGNFNQNPDDDMVTRAGDKAASVVEWAGSWKVKDRDPFCWDFCEGNCPTCEESQRRLFESEEFCGLITKLDGGLFRECHPKLNPDDFFDSCVFDVCLNGGAKNILCQALSAYASNCHKEGVVVPDWRAQSGCALPCPENSHYEACGNACPASCSDRTAPSNCNKPCVEACQCNEGYVLSADKCVPVGSCGCTYNGLYYKPEEEFWADENCGSRCRCDPSLGMVVCQPASCKASERCSTVDGIRGCHPIGYTTCTATGDHHYTTFDGKRYDFTGTCIYQLVGLCSRDPTLAPFTIKIQNNQGSKTMPFSSMVTLEVYNRTITISQKHPYTIQVDGVFAELPFYHEDKVKAYVSGAHVLVATKFDLTVTFGWNRLVHVTIPSSYLNAVCGLCGNDNRDPSDDLIMKDGSQAANPAQFAESWKVGEIPDCVNGCTSDCPVCKEAEKQTYKSDQYCGILIRKDGPFKQCQGAIDPTPFFDDCVFDTCQYKGHHDTLCSAISAYVTACQAEGIKIGQWRTASFCSLSCPQNSHYDLCGNGCPATCYGLSAPNGCEMSCKEGCYCDPGFVLSGDQCVPIGECGCVYQDRYYKKGDDFFPSASCQERCHCIDNGAVECQKVSCGAHEECRVKNGIQGCHPHGCGKCSVAGGSHYLTFDGQTFSFPGSCTYTLAKVCNRDSELVQFSVVIENESMGDGKVVPKMVVITVHGYILSLVRGMNWKILVDGEAYTLPLEIERRKIWVNHEGENIVVQTSFGLRVLYDSSYYVLVYVPSTYQGHMCGLCGNFNGDRRDEFQLPDERSTPNTTEFGVSWKVSADQSGCSDGCRQNCPVCDSSKTRPYQAENSCGLIQAKTGPFSDCHSLVKPNEYFDRCLYAMCGASGVKDILCQSLQAYMTACQAAGGSVKPWRTASLCPLSCPTNSHYQLCTRSCDHTCAGLSAPTFCTQKCFEGCQCKAGYVSDGETCVSMDRCGCVHDGHYIKAEESLVSKDCSEKCTCHASGHLICEEMSCKKGEACALRNGRRGCVRQEGQCTLSLGAQLTTFDGASGEVLYSGAYEVASLCDSMARTWFRLIVNMGECSDGEVLAGAAIFVFFREAFIAINKNQEIWVNGQPTKLPATISEAVSVTLSQDVVTISHGITLQVLFGLQGEVTVKVKDSLEGKLCAACGNFNGDSSDDLILPNGKVVGNIAEVIDAWKARDFIGCDK is encoded by the exons ATGGGGGCAAGAATGCTGCTTCTGACTGCTGCAGGGCTGGCCCTGCTGGGTG GCCTCCATGCCGTAGCCCCCGTTGGCCGGGAGTTCATCACAGCCTTCATGCAAAACTACAAACTGGACTACTCTCAGGCTCAATTCCAGCTCTTTATCTCTGGCTATGCATCTTCCACCAGCATCGTTGTCTTGGTCAACAAATCCCGATTCCGTAGCACATTCTTCCTTGCTGGGGGTCAGTCAGCATCAGTGAAGATACCAGCTTATGCCGAGATGTTTGGCACTGCGAAATTCTGCAAGACTGTAATGGTGCAAGCAAATCAAGATGTCTCTGTGTTGGCCCTCAACTCCAAGGACAGGTCGACTGACACTTCTGTTGTCTACCCTGTCTCCAGTCTAGGCATGGAGTATTATGTCCTCACACCTACTGGAGACTTATACAAGGAGTTCTCTGTCATTGCGTGGCGTGATCGCACTGCAGTAGAGATCCACCTCAAGGGCAGCGTGAGATTCCAGGAGCGTGTCTACCCAGCAGGCAGCAAGCTGAATGTCTTCCTTTCTCCCTTTGAAGCCATCCAGTTCCAAAGCCGGCAAGACCTCTCGGGTACTCTCGTCAGATCAACGCGGCCAGTGGCAGTGCTGAGCGGGCATACCTGCGCGTACAAGAACTCCAAGTGTAACCATGTGGCAGAGCAGTTGCTGCCTGTGTCAAGCTGGGGCCGGGCCTTCTttgtcctccctctctcctttcaaATGAAGTATGATTTGGCCTATATAGTTGCCTCCCAGAGCACTCTGGTTACCTGTGTTTCTGGTGGGATCCAGAAGAGCCACACCCTTGAAGCTGGACAAGTCCTTCAGCTGGAAGTCACACGCTCCGTCCCCATCTACATCACAGCCAATGTTGGGATCCAGGTCTTCTTCTTCTGCACTGGTGGTACCCGAAATGGTGTGACCTTCGACCCTTTCTTCCTGAGTGTCCCTGATGTGTTCAGTTACTGCACATCCTACTCTCTCAGGGCCCAGAAGGGCTTTGATAATTATGCACTCATTGTCACCAAGACTATCGCCACTGCCGGGATCACCATGGATGGACGTGCGTTGGGAACAGTCTCTTGGAGACAGATTCCGGGTACAGAATATTCCTGGAGTGAGTACAGCCTGGGGAAAGAAGGCCGTGGCCACGCCATGGAGCACCGCAACACCCCTTTTGGCCTGCTGGGTTTTGGCATCACCTTTGAGAATGGCTATGGATCCACAGCACTCTGCCGAAGTG CCTCTCAACCTGCCCCCAAACCTTCCTGTAGTTCCACACAGTGCCGAAAGAAGGAGACTTGCCAGATAATGAATGACCAGCCAGTATGTGTGGCCCAGTCCAGTGCCACCTGTTGGGCCCTGGGTGACCCCCACTACCAGACCTTTGACAAGCAGAACTACCGTTTCATGGGCACCTGCACCTACACCATGGCCAAGAGCTGTGGGCCAGACTTGACTCTCCCAACCTTCCATGTTGCCACCAAAAATGAGAACCGGGCCAGGCAAAGTGTGTCCTACATTGGGCTGGTGACAGTCCAGGTCTACGAGCAGAACATCAGTGTGACCAGGAATGAGTATGGCCTAGTCAGG GTGAATAACCAGCACTCCCGGCTGCCCATCTCGCTGAATGAGGGCAAACTGAGGCTCTACCAGAGTGGGGGCTCCGTCATTATTGAGACAGACTTCTCACTGAGGGTCTCCTATGACTGGAAGAACTTTGTGGTGGTGAAGATctccagcagcttctccgagaATGTTTGTGGCCTGTGTGGCAACTACAACGGGGACCCTGCTGATGACTTCAGGACCCCAGATGGGAGCTTGGCTCCCAGCCCTGTGGAGTTTGGGCGGAGCTGGAAGGTGGAAGATGGTGACAAGTTCTGCTGGGATGACTGTCATGGGGAATGCAAGAAGGTCACCCTAGAACTGCTTATTAGATACAAAGCTGAGCTTTTCTGTGGATGGATCAGCAAAAAGGAGAGTGGCCCATTCAGCCAGTGCCACTCTGTCCTTGATCCAGATATCTTTGTGGAAAACTGCGCATATGACCTCTTCATCTATGAGGGCTACAGAGAGATGTTGTGCCAAGCACTGACTAACTATGCGGATGCTTGCCAGAGAGAAGGTGTTGTCTTATCTGATTGGAGGAGACTCGTTGGATGCT CTCTGTCTTGCCCTGAGAACAGTCAGTACAAGATCTGTGGATCTCCATGCCCGGCCACCTGCAATGACCATGCAGTTCCCACCAACTGCTCCTCAGCACGCTGTGTCGAGACCTGCGAGTGTGACGAGGGCTTCGTGTTGGATGCTGGGAAATGCATCCCCAAGGCTACCTGTGGGTGTGTGTTTGAGGGCCGGCTCCTTACCCCCAACGAGGAGTTTTGGGGAGACAGCGCATGCACAAGACGCTGCGTCTGCgacccagagagcaagcaagtgAAGTGCCAGGCAACAAGCTGCAAGAATGGGGAACAATGCAGGGTAGAGAATGGTCTCCAGGACTGCTACCCGACTGGCTACGCCACTTGTTCTGCCATCAGCTACTCCCACTACCACAGCTTTGATGGGCAGAGCTTCAACTTCCAGGGCACCTGCCTGTACAAGTTTGTCAGACTGAGCAAGAAGAGCCAAGACTTGGTCGATTTCCAGGTCCTGGTCCAGAACTCCCGGCAAGGGGGCTGGACCATGTCCCTCAACAAATTGGTCAAGGTCCAAGTGTACGGCCTAGAGATAACCATCAGCTGGGCTTATCGGGGTAAAGTCATG GTGAATGGCTTGCTGACCAACCTGCCATACAGGATGGGCCTGGAGCAAATCTATATCTATCAAAAGGGTTGGGATACTGTGATACAAACAGATTTTGGCCTCACTGTCACCTTTGACTGGCAAAGCCGTCTCACGGTTGCTGTGCCAAACACCTACCAAGGCGCTCTTGATGGTCTCTGTGGCAACTTCAATGGAGACAGAGAAGATGACTTGACCTCTGCTGGTGGTGGCTCTGCCTCAGACCCTGCAGCCTTGGGGCAGAGCTGGAGGGTGGCTGAGTCCCAGGGATGTGGAGAGGTGAACCTCAAGCTGTGTCCGGACCTGGAAAACCTTGCCCAGCGCCAGCGAGGCATCAGCGCAGAATGTGGGCTACTTGTAGACAAGAGCGGCCCATTTAGGGAGTGCCATGGTAAAATTGACCCCGAGGTGTTCTTCCTGGACTGCGTGTATGATTACTGCATGTTCAATGGCCAGCAAGCTGTGCTGGGCCATGTCATTGCTGCTTATGCCTCAGCATGTCAAGCCACCTGGGTGACCATCTACATTTGGAGGATCCACATATTTTGGA AACCGGTCTGCCCTCAAAACAGCCATTATGAGCTCTGTGCCAGGGGCTGTCAACAAACCTGTGGCAGCCTCTTCTCATCCCTTCCCTGCACCAAGCCCTGCGCGGAAGGTTGTGTCTGTGACGAAGGCTTTGTGTTGAGCGGTGACCGCTGTGTCCCCATGTCACAGTGCGGCTGCGTCTACCAGGATCGGTACTACTCAGCTGGGCAGACCTTCTACCCGACACACCAGTGCaatgtggagtgtgtgtgccagcCTGGTGGAGATGTCGCCTGCAAGGAATTCTCCTGCGGCCCCAACGAGGAATGCAGGGCGGTGGGCGGCATCCAGAAATGCCATCCAGTCGGCTCTGCCACTTGCATAACTGCTGGAGATCCTCATTATATCTCCTTCGATGGCGTCCACTTCACCTTCCAAGGCACCTGCACCTACATCCTTGCTAAGACCTGCATTACAGACAAGAAACGCTTGACTCCATTTATGGTCACAGAGGAAAGCGAGTCCTGGGGGAATGGAAGAGTCTCTGTCACCAAGATGGTCTCTGTGGAAGTCTATGGTGCCACACTTACCCTGCTGCAGAACAAAAAAGGACTGATCATG GTGAATGGAGTGTTCCAGTCTCTCCCCATCACCCTTTCTAATGGACGTCTCCGAGCCTATCAGCATGGTGCTAAGGTCCTGATCCAAATTGACTTTGGCCTCATTGTGAGCTATGACCTGGTTTACCGGGTGCGGGTCACTGTCCCAGGCACCTACCAGGGCCAGATGTGTGGCTTGTGTGGGAACTACAATGGCCAGAAGGATGATGAGTTCCTGCTTCCCAATGGCAAGACCACCTCTGATGTAGCTGCATTTGGGGCTGCTTGGAAGGTCCCAGTCCCTGGGACAGCTGGAGCCTGTTCAGATGGGTGCTCTGGGAACAACTGCCCAGTCTgtgagcagagaaagaaggacaTTTTCCAACAGCGCAACTACTGTGGGCTCCTGGTCGCAACTGACGGCCCCTTCGGGGTGTGCCACAGCAAGGTGGACCCCAACGTGTATCTCAATGACTGCATCTATGACCTATGCTTGAGCAATGGAGAGAGTCAAGCCCTGTGCCAGACCATCCAAAGCTACGTCTCCGCCTGTCAAGAGGCTGGGGTCTCTGTCCAGCCCTGGAGGAGTCAGTCCTTCTGCC CTCTGAGCTGTCCACTCAATAGCCACTATGAGGTCTGTGCCGACCTCTGCTCCGCTGACTGTGCCGGGATCACTGAGTCCAGGATGTGCCCCGAGAGCTGCTCAGAGGGCTGCCAGTGCGACGATGGATTCTTCTTTGATGGTCTTGACTGCATCACTGTGGAGAACTGTGGATGCTCCAGGAATGGAAGCTATTACAAG CCCAATGAGAAGGTCCTTCTGAATGAATGCCAGCAAATCTGCAGCTGTATCCCAGGCCGAGGAGTCACCTGTGAGTCCCACAGCTGCTCCAGCGATGAGACCTGCAAAATCCAGGACGGGATCATGAGCTGCATCAATAAAG ATCCTTGCAAAACATTCAAGTGTCGGACCAAGGAAACATGCAAGTTAGAGAATGGCAGAGCAACCTGTGTCCCAGACTACAACGAGACTTGTTGGGGTTGGGGAGACCCCCACTATCACACCTTCGATGGGTGGGACTTTCATTTCCAGGGCACCTGTACTTACACGATTGCCAAGTACTGTGGAAATGATCCAACATTAGTACCTTTCACTGTAGATGAGAAGAATGATAACCGGGGCAGCCAGGCTATTTCCTTTGTGAGACAGACCAGTATCTATGTGTATGGTCACCACATCTCCATCCACAAGCAGGAAGTGGGCAAAATCCGG CTGAATGGCGTCTTCACGAGCCTGCCCGTAACTCTAGAGGATGGGAAGATGCAGCTCTACCAAAGTGGCTTGAATGCTATACTGGAAACTGATTTTGGCCTGGTGGTTTCTTTTGACTGGAACTGGCTGTTGGAGATAACTTTGCCCAGCAGCTACTATGGCGCCATCTGTGGCCTTTGTGGGAATTTCAACCAGAACCCAGATGACGACATGGTGACGCGTGCCGGTGAcaaggctgcttctgtggtggAGTGGGCTGGGAGCTGGAAGGTGAAGGACCGTGACCCTTTCTGCTGGGACTTCTGCGAGGGGAACTGCCCGACTTGTGAAGAGAGCCAACGCCGACTCTTTGAGAGCGAGGAGTTCTGTGGGCTTATCACCAAGCTGGACGGGGGCCTCTTCCGTGAATGCCACCCCAAGCTAAACCCTGATGATTTCTTTGACAGCTGCGTCTTTGATGTTTGCCTCAACGGTGGTGCCAAGAACATCCTATGCCAAGCCTTGAGTGCCTATGCTTCCAACTGCCACAAGGAGGGTGTGGTTGTTCCAGACTGGAGAGCTCAGAGTGGTTGTG CTTTGCCGTGCCCAGAGAACAGCCATTACGAGGCCTGCGGAAATGCCTGCCCAGCCAGCTGCTCGGATCGCACTGCTCCATCCAACTGCAATAAGCCCTGTGTGGAAGCCTGCCAGTGCAATGAAGGCTATGTGCTCAGTGCTGACAAATGTGTCCCTGTGGGGAGCTGTGGCTGCACCTACAACGGCCTCTACTATAAGCCTGAGGAGGAGTTCTGGGCTGATGAGAACTGTGGCTCTCGCTGCAGGTGTGACCCCAGCTTGGGCATGGTGGTATGTCAGCCGGCCAGCTGCAAAGCCAGTGAAAGATGTTCCACGGTCGACGGGATCCGGGGCTGTCATCCCATCGGCTACACCACATGCACTGCAACTGGGGACCATCACTACACCACCTTTGATGGGAAGAGGTACGATTTCACAGGAACTTGCATCTACCAGCTGGTTGGACTCTGCTCCAGGGATCCCACGCTCGCTCCATTCACCATCAAGATCCAAAACAACCAAGGCAGTAAGACGATGCCATTCTCTTCCATGGTTACTTTAGAAGTCTACAACCGAACCATCACAATTAGCCAGAAGCATCCTTACACAATCCAG GTAGATGGAGTATTTGCGGAGTTGCCCTTCTACCACGAAGACAAGGTAAAGGCCTACGTTAGTGGCGCCCATGTCCTTGTAGCCACCAAGTTTGATCTTACGGTGACCTTTGGCTGGAACAGACTTGTTCATGTCACCATTCCTAGCAGCTATCTCAATGCAGTTTGTGGCCTCTGTGGCAATGACAACAGGGACCCCAGTGACGATCTGATCATGAAGGATGGGAGCCAGGCAGCCAACCCTGCCCAGTTTGCAGAGAGCTGGAAGGTAGGCGAGATCCCtgactgtgtgaatggatgcACTAGTGACTGCCCAGTGTGCAAAGAGGCAGAGAAACAAACCTACAAGAGTGACCAGTACTGTGGGATCCTCATCAGAAAGGACGGACCATTCAAACAATGCCAAGGTGCAATTGATCCAACACCCTTCTTTGATGACTGTGTCTTTGACACCTGCCAGTACAAGGGGCACCACGACACCCTTTGCAGTGCCATCAGTGCTTATGTAACAGCCTGCCAAGCTGAGGGCATCAAGATTGGACAGTGGAGAACAGCCTCCTTCTGCA GCCTTTCCTGTCCACAGAATTCCCACTATGATCTCTGTGGAAACGGCTGCCCTGCCACCTGCTATGGCCTTTCAGCTCCTAATGGATGTGAGATGTCTTGCAAAGAAGGCTGCTATTGCGATCCTGGGTTTGTCCTGAGTGGAGATCAGTGCGTCCCCATTGGGGAGTGTGGCTGTGTCTACCAGGATAGGTACTATAAGAAGGGAGATGACTTCTTCCCCAGTGCCTCCTGCCAGGAAAGGTGCCACTGCATAGACAATGGGGCTGTGGAGTGCCAGAAGGTCTCCTGTGGGGCCCATGAGGAATGCAGGGTGAAGAACGGCATTCAAGGCTGCCACCCGCATGGCTGTGGCAAATGTAGTGTCGCTGGAGGAAGTCACTACCTCACTTTTGATGGGCAGACTTTCAGCTTCCCGGGTTCCTGCACTTACACCTTGGCCAAAGTCTGCAACAGAGATTCTGAGCTCGTCCAGTTTTCTGTGGTGATCGAAAACGAGAGCATGGGTGATGGCAAAGTTGTGCCAAAGATGGTAGTCATCACTGTCCATGGTTACATCCTCAGCCTTGTAAGAGGAATGAACTGGAAGATTCTG GTGGATGGAGAAGCCTATACACTGCCTTTGGAGATAGAGAGGAGAAAAATTTGGGTAAATCATGAAGGGGAGAATATTGTGGTCCAGACCAGTTTTGGTCTCAGGGTCCTCTATGATTCCTCCTACTATGTCCTGGTGTACGTCCCCAGCACATACCAGGGACACATGTGTGGCCTGTGTGGCAACTTCAATGGTGACAGAAGAGATGAATTCCAACTGCCTGATGAGAGGAGCACCCCAAATACAACAGAATTTGGAGTATCTTGGAAAGTGTCTGCTGATCAATCTGGCTGTTCAGATGGCTGCAGGCAGAATTGCCCCGTCTGTGACTCCAGCAAGACAAGGCCATACCAGGCTGAGAACTCCTGTGGGCTGATCCAAGCCAAGACCGGTCCATTCAGTGACTGCCACTCCCTGGTGAAACCTAATGAGTATTTTGATCGCTGCCTGTATGCCATGTGTGGTGCCAGTGGGGTGAAAGATATCCTCTGCCAGAGCCTTCAGGCCTACATGACTGCGTGCCAAGCTGCTGGAGGAAGTGTCAAGCCGTGGAGAACAGCCTCCCTCTGTC CCCTTTCCTGCCCAACCAACAGCCACTATCAGCTGTGTACAAGGTCCTGTGATCATACGTGTGCTGGCCTGTCTGCTCCCACCTTCTGCACTCAGAAATGCTTTGAAGGCTGCCAGTGCAAAGCCGGCTATGTGTCTGATGGAGAAACATGTGTGTCCATGGACAGGTGTGGCTGTGTTCATGATGGGCACTACATCAAG GCTGAAGAAAGCCTTGTCTCCAAGGACTGCTCTGAGAAGTGCACCTGCCATGCCTCAGGCCACCTCATCTGTGAGGAAATGAGCTGCAAGAAAGGGGAGGCCTGTGCCCTCAGGAATGGCAGGCGTGGCTGCGTGAGGCAGGAAGGCCAATGCACTCTCTCCTTAGGAGCCCAGCTCACCACCTTTGATGGGGCCTCAGGAGAAGTACTCTACAGTGGCGCCTATGAAGTGGCTTCTCTCTGTGACAGCATGGCCCGTACATGGTTCCGCCTGATAGTCAACATGGGGGAATGTAGTGATGGTGAAGTGCTGGCTGGTGCCGCCATCTTTGTTTTCTTCCGAGAGGCCTTTATTGCCATCAACAAGAACCAGGAGATTTGG GTGAATGGGCAGCCCACGAAACTCCCAGCAACGATTTCTGAAGCGGTGTCTGTGACCCTGTCCCAAGATGTTGTTACCATCAGCCATGGGATCACACTTCAGGTTCTCTTTGGCCTCCAAGGGGAAGTGACGGTGAAGGTCAAGGACAGCCTGGAAGGCAAGCTGTGTGCAGCCTGTGGAAATTTCAATGGGGATAGCTCTGATGACCTGATACTACCCAACGGGAAGGTTGTGGGGAACATTGCTGAGGTTATCGATGCCTGGAAGGCCAGAGACTTTATCGGCTG TGA